In Longimicrobium sp., a single genomic region encodes these proteins:
- the rsmB gene encoding 16S rRNA (cytosine(967)-C(5))-methyltransferase RsmB, with protein sequence MAAQPTVTRQAALEALARVREGELGDRALDAATEGLDPRDRAWTQELVYGTFRLQGRLDHIVDTFARDGAASLDPTVLDVLRLGAYQLLEMGSVPAYAAVSESVELVRMAGVPRASGLVNGILQNLRRRPEIVYPSFDDDPAAFLSTWGSHPRWLVEKWIERWGPAQARVLVEANNRRPELYIRPLGVSVDEARARLRAAEIESNPVDFAPDSLHVPAAPVSEVLTAVPAVVQDPAAALVVRYADVAEGATVLDVCAAPGGKALGLAERAGRVIAADLSRRRMRRVTQNSARLGWDDRIGVVVADARRPPFRAADAVLLDAPCTGTGTLRRHPDGRWRVTPDDLEALVRLQDELLAASAELVRPGGLLVYSTCSLEREENELRVEQFLGARPGWALEATSAVDGSVLDESGRLCVLPQRHGVDGAFAARLRRPA encoded by the coding sequence ATGGCGGCACAGCCGACGGTTACCCGGCAGGCGGCGCTGGAAGCGCTTGCCCGCGTCCGGGAGGGCGAGCTGGGTGATCGCGCGCTCGACGCGGCCACCGAGGGGCTGGACCCGCGTGACCGGGCGTGGACGCAGGAGCTGGTGTACGGCACCTTTCGGCTGCAGGGGCGGCTGGACCACATCGTCGATACCTTCGCGCGGGACGGCGCGGCCAGTCTGGACCCCACGGTGCTCGACGTGCTTCGCCTGGGCGCGTACCAGCTGCTGGAGATGGGGAGCGTTCCCGCGTACGCCGCCGTCTCCGAATCCGTGGAGCTGGTGAGGATGGCGGGGGTGCCGCGCGCCTCGGGGCTGGTAAACGGCATCCTGCAGAACCTGCGGCGGCGCCCCGAGATCGTGTATCCGTCGTTCGACGACGATCCCGCCGCGTTCCTCTCCACCTGGGGCTCGCACCCGCGGTGGCTGGTGGAGAAGTGGATCGAGCGCTGGGGCCCCGCGCAGGCGCGGGTGCTGGTGGAGGCGAACAACCGGCGGCCGGAGCTGTACATCCGGCCGCTGGGCGTCTCCGTAGACGAGGCGCGGGCACGGCTGCGGGCGGCGGAAATCGAATCGAATCCGGTCGACTTCGCGCCCGACTCGCTGCACGTCCCGGCCGCACCGGTCTCGGAGGTGCTGACCGCGGTGCCGGCCGTGGTGCAGGATCCGGCGGCGGCCCTCGTCGTGCGCTACGCCGACGTCGCTGAAGGCGCTACGGTACTGGACGTGTGCGCGGCGCCCGGCGGCAAGGCGCTGGGGCTGGCGGAGCGCGCGGGGCGCGTCATCGCGGCGGACCTGTCGCGCCGGAGGATGCGGCGCGTGACGCAGAACTCCGCGCGGCTCGGGTGGGACGACCGTATCGGCGTGGTGGTGGCGGACGCGCGCCGGCCGCCGTTCCGCGCGGCAGACGCGGTGCTGCTGGATGCGCCCTGCACGGGTACGGGAACGCTGCGCCGGCACCCCGACGGGCGCTGGCGGGTGACGCCGGATGACCTGGAAGCCCTGGTGCGGCTGCAGGACGAGCTGCTGGCCGCGTCGGCGGAGCTGGTGCGCCCCGGGGGCCTGCTGGTCTATTCCACCTGTTCGCTGGAGCGGGAGGAGAACGAGTTGCGAGTGGAGCAGTTCCTTGGTGCGCGCCCCGGGTGGGCGCTGGAGGCGACGAGCGCCGTGGACGGGTCCGTGCTGGACGAATCCGGGCGGCTGTGCGTGCTGCCCCAGCGCCACGGCGTGGACGGCGCGTTCGCGGCGCGGCTGCGGAGGCCCGCGTGA
- the fmt gene encoding methionyl-tRNA formyltransferase, translated as MRVLFWGTPAFALPALRALCEEGHDVVGVVTQPDRPAGRGRAVALSPVKQEALEMGVPILQPERARGDEFLAQIRALGPDISVVVAFGQILRPEVLELPPLGSVNIHASLLPELRGAAPIQWAIVRGHETSGVSIMRMEAGLDSGPVLLQVEEPIESDESASELAMRLAEVGAEALVEALALMEAGGLDALPQDHARATYAPKVDREVARLDWSRSADEVALWIRGMDDVPGAWSPLGDRGPVKLFRPQVVPEAVGAPGEVLEADGQEGVLIACASGAVRVREVQPPGKRRMGAGEWVRGRGVSVGDRFGGEA; from the coding sequence GTGAGGGTCCTGTTCTGGGGCACGCCGGCCTTTGCGCTTCCCGCGCTGCGCGCCCTGTGCGAAGAGGGGCACGACGTGGTGGGGGTCGTCACGCAGCCGGACCGGCCGGCGGGGCGGGGACGGGCGGTGGCGCTCTCGCCGGTGAAGCAGGAGGCGCTGGAGATGGGCGTGCCCATCCTGCAGCCGGAACGGGCGCGCGGGGACGAGTTCCTCGCGCAGATTCGCGCGCTCGGCCCCGACATCTCGGTGGTCGTAGCGTTCGGGCAGATCCTGCGGCCCGAGGTGCTGGAGCTGCCGCCGTTGGGGTCGGTGAACATCCATGCCTCGCTGCTGCCCGAGCTTCGCGGCGCGGCGCCCATCCAGTGGGCCATCGTGCGCGGCCACGAGACGTCGGGGGTTTCCATCATGCGCATGGAGGCGGGGCTGGATTCCGGCCCGGTGCTGCTGCAGGTAGAGGAGCCCATCGAGTCCGACGAGTCCGCCAGCGAGCTGGCCATGCGCCTGGCCGAGGTGGGCGCCGAGGCGCTGGTGGAGGCGCTGGCCCTCATGGAGGCGGGCGGGCTGGATGCCCTGCCACAGGACCACGCCCGCGCCACGTACGCGCCCAAGGTGGACCGCGAGGTGGCGCGCCTGGACTGGTCGCGCTCCGCGGACGAGGTGGCGCTGTGGATTCGCGGGATGGACGACGTGCCGGGCGCCTGGAGTCCGCTGGGTGACCGCGGCCCGGTGAAGCTATTTCGCCCGCAGGTGGTGCCCGAGGCGGTCGGCGCACCGGGCGAGGTGCTGGAGGCGGACGGCCAGGAGGGCGTGCTGATCGCCTGCGCCAGCGGCGCCGTGCGCGTGCGCGAGGTGCAGCCGCCGGGCAAGCGCCGGATGGGCGCGGGCGAGTGGGTGCGCGGCCGCGGCGTGTCGGTGGGCGACCGGTTCGGTGGCGAGGCCTGA
- the def gene encoding peptide deformylase produces MPVLKIETLGAEVLRRRAEEVPAPGPELDRLVQDMFETMYDARGIGLAAPQVGLGMRLIVVDVDEEGAGKLALIDPRIVESGGGTERVEEGCLSIPGVTGSVDRPATCVVEGLDTQGNPVRIDADGMMARCLQHEIDHLDGVLFIDRLSPIKRSMLVKKYRKLSKP; encoded by the coding sequence ATGCCCGTCCTCAAGATCGAGACGCTGGGCGCCGAGGTCCTGCGCCGCCGCGCCGAAGAGGTGCCGGCGCCGGGTCCGGAGCTGGACCGGCTGGTGCAGGACATGTTCGAGACGATGTACGACGCCCGCGGCATCGGCTTGGCGGCGCCGCAGGTGGGGCTGGGGATGCGGCTGATCGTGGTGGACGTGGACGAGGAAGGCGCCGGGAAGCTGGCGCTGATCGACCCGCGCATCGTGGAGTCGGGGGGCGGCACGGAGCGCGTGGAGGAAGGGTGCCTTTCCATCCCCGGCGTCACCGGCTCGGTGGACCGGCCGGCGACGTGCGTGGTCGAGGGGCTGGACACGCAGGGCAACCCGGTGCGCATCGACGCCGACGGGATGATGGCGCGCTGCCTTCAGCACGAGATCGACCACCTTGACGGGGTGCTGTTCATCGACCGCCTGTCGCCGATCAAGCGCTCCATGCTGGTAAAGAAGTACCGCAAGCTGTCGAAGCCGTGA
- the yajC gene encoding preprotein translocase subunit YajC has product MELLLLAQASGQGQGSSLLGFMPMLIIIVIFYIVFFVPQRRQLKAHQEMVNSLQRGDQVVTAGGLIGEITGIKDDQVQVKSGQSTVVVERSKIARRTGPVTAGAEKK; this is encoded by the coding sequence ATGGAACTCCTTCTTCTCGCGCAGGCTTCGGGGCAGGGCCAGGGCAGTTCGCTGCTGGGGTTCATGCCCATGCTCATCATCATCGTGATCTTCTACATCGTCTTCTTCGTTCCGCAGCGGCGGCAGCTGAAGGCGCACCAGGAGATGGTGAATAGCCTGCAGCGCGGCGACCAGGTGGTCACCGCGGGCGGGCTGATCGGCGAGATCACGGGGATCAAGGACGACCAGGTGCAGGTGAAGAGCGGGCAGTCGACGGTGGTCGTGGAGCGCTCGAAGATTGCCCGGCGCACCGGCCCGGTGACGGCGGGCGCGGAAAAGAAGTAG
- a CDS encoding PASTA domain-containing protein, whose protein sequence is MSRKPPRYYARVRPPSRGWHREIPGRVRRYFDERRLQKYVLITGLSMFVVGYLVMTFLFFPGFGRSPIVTVPDLTGRTAGQAERAVERLGLEMLRGGQLPNPRVGRGRVLMQTPLPGEEVARGTQVRIVLSSGPETRVVPSIKGLSRADAIILLQRYGFRVAIRTMLHRSEEGSIIGLRPEAGKPAALPGPVELLISAGPPKVLVPSVVGLLEDAAQARLQVTSLSAGRVAYDPASAEPAGTVIAQSPAAGDSLRMGSSVRLTLAGADPNPPPPPAADTVAVDSAAAEPAVEEPIPDPEPEPDEPPRR, encoded by the coding sequence GTGAGCCGCAAGCCTCCGCGCTACTACGCGCGCGTCCGGCCGCCGTCGCGGGGCTGGCATCGCGAGATCCCCGGCCGCGTCCGGCGGTACTTCGACGAGCGCCGCCTGCAGAAGTACGTGCTGATTACCGGGCTGTCGATGTTCGTGGTCGGCTACCTGGTGATGACGTTCCTGTTCTTTCCCGGCTTCGGGCGCTCGCCCATCGTCACGGTCCCTGACCTGACCGGGCGCACGGCGGGGCAGGCGGAGCGCGCGGTGGAGCGGCTGGGGCTGGAGATGCTGCGCGGCGGGCAGCTGCCCAACCCGCGTGTGGGCCGCGGGCGCGTGCTGATGCAGACGCCCCTGCCCGGCGAAGAGGTGGCGCGGGGCACGCAGGTGCGTATCGTGCTCAGCTCCGGGCCGGAGACGCGCGTCGTGCCCTCCATCAAGGGGCTCTCCCGCGCGGACGCCATCATCCTGCTGCAGCGCTACGGCTTTCGCGTGGCCATCCGCACCATGCTGCACCGCAGCGAGGAGGGCAGCATCATCGGCCTGCGGCCCGAGGCGGGGAAGCCGGCCGCGCTTCCCGGCCCGGTGGAGCTGCTGATCAGCGCGGGGCCGCCCAAGGTGCTGGTGCCCAGCGTCGTCGGACTGCTGGAGGACGCCGCCCAGGCGCGGCTGCAGGTGACGTCGCTGAGCGCGGGCCGGGTGGCGTACGATCCGGCGTCCGCCGAGCCGGCGGGAACGGTGATCGCGCAGTCGCCGGCGGCGGGCGACAGCCTGCGGATGGGAAGCTCCGTCCGGCTGACGTTGGCCGGCGCGGACCCGAACCCGCCGCCGCCCCCCGCCGCGGACACGGTGGCGGTGGATTCCGCGGCGGCGGAACCGGCGGTGGAAGAGCCCATCCCCGATCCGGAGCCTGAGCCGGACGAACCCCCGCGGCGATAG
- the thiS gene encoding sulfur carrier protein ThiS, with product MSDTLVAEEITVRVNGDERAIPAGLTVDRLLEHLSLNPRMVVVERNCEILRRESLAETVVHEGDSLELVHFVGGG from the coding sequence ATGTCTGACACGCTGGTGGCGGAGGAAATCACGGTCCGGGTCAACGGCGACGAGCGCGCCATTCCCGCGGGGCTGACAGTCGACCGCCTGCTGGAGCACCTGTCGCTGAATCCGCGCATGGTCGTAGTGGAGCGCAATTGCGAGATCCTGCGCCGCGAATCGCTGGCGGAGACCGTCGTCCACGAGGGGGATTCGCTCGAGCTGGTCCACTTCGTAGGCGGCGGCTGA
- a CDS encoding TlpA disulfide reductase family protein: MAKRRQWVWWVATLGVLAALLAAGWSVRDHFLPMDVGTRAPDFRAVDLQGRPVSLSALRGQVVLVNIWATWCGPCRDEMPSMERLHRELGPRGLKIVAVSVDKAPTGAKDLQAFAQELGLTFTVWHDASGRIQQTYRTTGVPESFLVGRDGVIVRKVIGATEWDHPAQADLVRRLLAEGPA; encoded by the coding sequence ATGGCGAAGCGGCGGCAGTGGGTGTGGTGGGTGGCGACGCTGGGGGTGCTCGCGGCGCTGCTGGCGGCGGGGTGGAGTGTGCGCGATCACTTCCTCCCCATGGACGTGGGCACCCGCGCCCCCGACTTCCGGGCCGTAGACCTGCAAGGCCGTCCCGTGTCGCTTTCGGCGCTGCGCGGCCAGGTGGTGCTGGTGAACATCTGGGCCACGTGGTGCGGCCCCTGCCGCGACGAGATGCCGTCGATGGAGCGGCTTCACCGCGAGTTGGGCCCGCGCGGGTTGAAGATCGTGGCCGTCAGCGTCGACAAGGCGCCCACGGGTGCGAAGGATCTGCAGGCGTTCGCGCAGGAACTGGGGCTGACGTTCACCGTGTGGCACGACGCGTCCGGGCGCATCCAGCAGACGTACCGGACCACTGGCGTGCCCGAGTCGTTCCTGGTGGGGCGCGACGGCGTGATCGTCCGCAAGGTGATCGGCGCGACGGAGTGGGACCACCCCGCGCAGGCCGACCTCGTGCGCCGCCTGCTCGCCGAGGGACCCGCGTGA
- a CDS encoding thiazole synthase: MSEALLDTPTALDAPLVIADRPLRSRLMLGTGKYRTNPEMVAAIQASGTEVVTVAVRRVDLDRTKEEGVLHHLDPNDYLLLPNTAGCYTAEDAIRYARLARAAGFTNWVKLEVIGDQETLLPDAEATLRAARELVADGFVVLAYTNDDLITALRLEDAGCAAVMPLASPIGSGLGLVNPYNIRTIKARLSVPVIVDAGVGTASDAAVTMEQGVDGILMNTAVAEARDPVRMGRAMALATEAGRLAYLAGRMPRRERAVPSSPLAGMLD, encoded by the coding sequence ATGTCCGAAGCACTGCTCGACACTCCCACCGCCCTGGACGCGCCGCTGGTGATCGCCGATCGCCCGCTGCGGTCGCGGCTGATGCTGGGGACGGGAAAATACCGCACGAACCCGGAGATGGTGGCGGCCATCCAGGCGTCCGGAACCGAGGTGGTGACGGTCGCCGTCCGCCGGGTGGACCTGGACCGGACGAAGGAAGAGGGCGTTCTCCATCACCTGGATCCCAACGACTACCTGCTGCTTCCCAACACCGCCGGGTGCTACACGGCCGAAGACGCCATCCGCTACGCTCGCCTGGCGCGCGCCGCCGGCTTCACCAACTGGGTGAAGCTGGAGGTGATCGGCGACCAGGAGACGCTGCTGCCCGATGCCGAGGCCACCCTGCGCGCCGCGCGGGAGCTCGTGGCGGACGGCTTCGTCGTGCTCGCGTACACCAACGACGACCTGATCACGGCGCTGCGGCTGGAAGACGCGGGGTGCGCGGCGGTGATGCCGCTGGCCTCGCCCATCGGCAGCGGGCTGGGGCTGGTGAACCCGTACAACATCCGCACGATCAAGGCGCGCCTCTCGGTGCCGGTGATCGTGGACGCGGGCGTGGGCACGGCGTCGGACGCGGCGGTGACGATGGAGCAGGGCGTGGACGGCATCCTGATGAACACGGCCGTGGCCGAGGCGCGCGACCCCGTGCGCATGGGCCGCGCGATGGCGCTGGCGACGGAGGCGGGCCGCCTGGCGTACCTGGCCGGCCGCATGCCGCGTCGGGAGCGCGCCGTGCCGTCGTCGCCCCTGGCCGGCATGCTGGACTGA
- a CDS encoding thiamine phosphate synthase — MARPDSLPPLHIVTDDEVVGRTDFADRARLILEAGGRDIVFHLRAPRASGRRLHDLADVISRTADGGAVLLVNERIDVALAAADGAQVGARGVRVRDAWRMLGPDRFVGASVHSAAEAIDAAAEGADFVVAGTIWPTPSHPGRAGAGLELIREIASSGIRVIAIGGVTPERAGEAREAGASGIAVIRGVWDAADPAEAVREYLKYWKGTDV, encoded by the coding sequence GTGGCGAGGCCTGATTCGCTTCCGCCGCTTCACATCGTCACCGACGACGAGGTGGTGGGCCGGACGGACTTCGCGGATCGCGCGAGGCTCATCCTGGAGGCTGGCGGGCGCGACATCGTGTTCCACCTTCGCGCCCCGCGCGCCTCCGGACGCCGCCTGCACGACCTCGCCGACGTGATCAGTCGCACGGCTGACGGGGGCGCGGTGCTGCTGGTGAACGAGCGGATCGACGTTGCGCTCGCGGCGGCGGATGGCGCGCAGGTGGGTGCACGCGGGGTGCGGGTGCGCGACGCATGGCGGATGCTGGGTCCGGACCGGTTCGTCGGCGCCTCCGTCCACTCAGCCGCCGAGGCGATCGACGCGGCAGCGGAAGGAGCGGACTTCGTGGTCGCCGGGACGATCTGGCCGACGCCGTCGCACCCGGGACGGGCAGGCGCCGGGCTGGAGTTGATCCGGGAGATCGCGTCGTCGGGCATCCGCGTGATCGCGATCGGCGGGGTGACGCCGGAGCGGGCGGGGGAGGCGCGCGAGGCGGGGGCGTCCGGGATCGCGGTGATCCGCGGGGTGTGGGACGCGGCGGATCCCGCCGAGGCCGTCCGCGAATATCTGAAGTACTGGAAGGGAACCGATGTCTGA